CGAAAAAAGCCTGAGCTTCAAGTGACTTCATTCTAGAACACATTTAAAACTCCTTCTTAGTCACTTCAATAAATAAGATTAAAAAAATCAATTACCATTAAAAACCCAATCACTTAAAACCACACATAAAAAGATTTAAATGAAGCTCTAATATGTTATTTTCAAGTAAAAAGGTTGAATGCAATTAAACAAAATTATCAAAAGTATATATATATTACAATAAAAAATTTCATAAAAAAAAGGGGCCATATAGCCCCTTTAGAAAATAAGAATCGAATTTATTAATCAATTAGTTTATCTAGCTTAATAAAAAAGTCGTTAAATGTGGCTGACATATCTTCTGAGTGCTCTTGTATCTGCTGCAAATCATCTTTTGCACTATCTAGAGTTTCTCTTAATGTTTGTTCTTGGGCGTCGCTCACGCCAAATGACATCATCGAATCCTCAACATCAAAAATAAGCCGCTCAACTAGTTCTTGGCATGCACTATTATAGTTTTTAAATACCAACTCAATATCTTCTAGATCTTTACTGGCAACCTGACTTAACTCTCTAAGCCCCTTATTCTTAGCTTGAATGGCTTTAATATTTGTTTCTAGACTTTTTAATCTCGCGTCTGCACCACGTACAACCAAAGCTAAAATATCATTAAAACGCCCATATTTTTCTTCATCATCAATCGGCATATTCTTAATAAGCAGTGAACAATAAGCACTATTAAAAAAACTACGTTTTTCAATGTTAATCACCGTCTTACTGTCTCTGCCTTTTTTCAATAATTCACTTTCCAACGGATTAATAGCGCCACAATTACTAAAATCACGGAACTCTCCTAATAAACCCAATTGAACCGAAGCATGTAAATGCAAATTTTGACAGGTTGTTAAAATAGCCGTCGATAAATCAGAAAGCGTATTGCACTGATAAGAGTTTTCTATAAATTCAAGGCAAAGCCCTAACTCACTACAACTGGTTATGGCAGTCATAGTGACTTCTTCTGCTACTTCACAATTCACCTTTAAAGTGTCAATTTTACTGCTGTACTTAACTAAACGCTCAATACGAAAGCTCAACTCTTCGACATCAAAAGGTTTGGTGATATAGTCATCTCCGCCCGCTTTAAAGCCTTCAAGCTTGTCTTCAACATCATCTTTAGAAGAAACAAACAGTACCGGTGTCTGGGAATTGGAAGGTGCATTTCGAATTGCTTTACAAACCTCATACCCGTTCATACCAGGCATAACAACATCTAATAAGATGGCATCATATTTACGCTCATTGAATAACGCGAGCGCTTCTTCCCCATTGTAAGCTGAGAAATACTCTTGAGTTTCACCTAACATTGTTTTTGCAATATCATGATTTACTTCGTCATCATCGATCAATAAAATTGAGTACGACATACGCCCCCCAAAAGGCCCTAATCTCGA
This genomic window from Pseudoalteromonas luteoviolacea contains:
- a CDS encoding response regulator; the protein is MSYSILLIDDDEVNHDIAKTMLGETQEYFSAYNGEEALALFNERKYDAILLDVVMPGMNGYEVCKAIRNAPSNSQTPVLFVSSKDDVEDKLEGFKAGGDDYITKPFDVEELSFRIERLVKYSSKIDTLKVNCEVAEEVTMTAITSCSELGLCLEFIENSYQCNTLSDLSTAILTTCQNLHLHASVQLGLLGEFRDFSNCGAINPLESELLKKGRDSKTVINIEKRSFFNSAYCSLLIKNMPIDDEEKYGRFNDILALVVRGADARLKSLETNIKAIQAKNKGLRELSQVASKDLEDIELVFKNYNSACQELVERLIFDVEDSMMSFGVSDAQEQTLRETLDSAKDDLQQIQEHSEDMSATFNDFFIKLDKLID